The proteins below come from a single Agromyces flavus genomic window:
- a CDS encoding anthranilate synthase component I yields the protein MTAANTATTRFDDFAALLDGRRVVPVVRELFADGETPVGIYRKLAGDRPGTFLLESAEQGGIWSRYSFVGAASYGVLTERDRTVDWIDTGLSRERALGDASEGLAPLAALEALYERWATEDVPGAPPLTGGLVGFIGWEAIRQIEHLPNRPPADFSVPGQAFAFVSELVVIDHRTGTVQLVASVLNDLGDAPEALWADAQARLDRLQAALATPAEAYLAEIDLTRAAEPRYRTEKADFLAAVERSKHYIREGDIFQVVVSQRFEQDAAAHPIDVYRVLRSLNPSPYMYLLHLEDVAGEPYWIVGSSPEALVKVEDGRVYTHPIAGSKPRGATPEDDADLEAELIADPKEQAEHLMLVDLARNDLAKVCDAGSVEVTEFMRVERFSHIMHLVSSVEGDLRGDANAIDVFRATFPAGTLSGAPKPRALEIIDELEPAQRGVYGGVVGYFGFGGDADLAIAIRTATISGGVARVQAGGGLVADSDPESEYQESVNKAAAPLRAVAVANAMRRVR from the coding sequence ATGACGGCCGCCAACACCGCCACGACCCGCTTCGACGACTTCGCCGCGCTGCTCGACGGACGCCGCGTCGTCCCGGTCGTCCGCGAGCTCTTCGCCGACGGCGAGACGCCCGTCGGCATCTACCGCAAGCTGGCCGGCGACCGGCCGGGCACGTTCCTGCTTGAGTCCGCCGAACAGGGCGGCATCTGGTCGCGCTACTCCTTCGTGGGCGCCGCCTCCTACGGGGTGCTCACCGAGCGCGACCGCACGGTGGACTGGATCGACACCGGCCTGTCGCGCGAGCGCGCGTTGGGCGACGCATCCGAGGGGCTCGCGCCCCTCGCGGCCCTCGAGGCGCTGTACGAGCGGTGGGCGACCGAGGACGTCCCGGGTGCGCCACCCCTGACCGGCGGGCTCGTCGGCTTCATCGGGTGGGAGGCCATCCGCCAGATCGAGCACCTGCCGAACCGGCCGCCCGCCGACTTCTCCGTTCCCGGGCAGGCGTTCGCATTCGTGTCCGAACTGGTCGTGATCGATCACCGCACGGGCACGGTCCAGCTCGTCGCATCCGTGCTGAACGACCTCGGCGACGCGCCCGAGGCGCTCTGGGCCGACGCGCAGGCCCGGCTCGATCGCCTGCAGGCCGCGCTCGCGACGCCGGCCGAGGCGTACCTCGCCGAGATCGATCTCACCCGCGCGGCCGAGCCGCGGTACCGCACCGAGAAGGCCGACTTCCTCGCGGCGGTCGAGCGGTCGAAGCACTACATCCGCGAGGGCGACATCTTCCAGGTGGTCGTATCCCAGCGATTCGAGCAGGATGCGGCGGCGCACCCGATCGACGTCTACCGAGTGCTGCGCAGCCTCAACCCCAGCCCCTACATGTACCTGCTGCATCTCGAGGATGTCGCGGGCGAGCCGTACTGGATCGTCGGCTCCTCGCCCGAGGCGCTCGTGAAGGTCGAGGACGGCCGGGTCTACACGCACCCCATCGCCGGATCCAAGCCTCGCGGCGCCACGCCCGAGGACGACGCCGACCTCGAGGCCGAGCTCATCGCCGACCCGAAGGAGCAGGCCGAGCACCTCATGCTCGTCGACCTCGCGCGGAACGACCTCGCGAAGGTGTGCGACGCGGGTTCGGTCGAGGTGACCGAGTTCATGCGCGTCGAGCGGTTCAGCCACATCATGCACCTCGTCTCGTCGGTCGAGGGCGACCTGCGCGGGGATGCCAACGCGATCGACGTCTTCCGGGCGACGTTCCCTGCCGGCACGCTCTCGGGCGCGCCGAAGCCGCGCGCGCTCGAGATCATCGACGAGCTCGAGCCGGCGCAGCGCGGGGTGTACGGGGGAGTGGTCGGCTACTTCGGGTTCGGCGGCGACGCCGATCTCGCCATCGCGATCCGCACCGCGACGATCTCGGGCGGCGTGGCGCGCGTGCAGGCCGGGGGCGGCCTCGTGGCCGACTCCGACCCCGAGTCGGAGTACCAGGAATCGGTCAACAAGGCGGCCGCTCCGCTGCGCGCCGTGGCCGTCGCCAACGCCATGCGGCGCGTCCGCTAG
- a CDS encoding Trp biosynthesis-associated membrane protein, whose protein sequence is MRPERMKLPAIVGILAGSGLGLLAWSQTWFAVTLVDGAAAAGATTLEVGGATASPAIAALALAGLALAGALAIAGPLIRIVLGLLAAVLGGCLVLAASLSSAAPVASVSGAVAEATGVAGAESTAGLIASVTATAWPVVAIVGGVLVVLAGVLVVATGRAWPTSRRYGGGARLAADGTATVATSDRAVDDWDGLSRGDDPTEDTDPEPGAETRDTDADDATDPSEPTR, encoded by the coding sequence GTGCGACCTGAACGGATGAAGCTGCCCGCCATCGTCGGCATCCTCGCCGGGTCGGGGCTCGGCCTGCTGGCCTGGAGCCAGACCTGGTTCGCCGTGACGCTCGTCGACGGGGCTGCCGCCGCCGGCGCCACGACCCTCGAGGTCGGTGGCGCGACCGCGTCGCCGGCCATCGCCGCGCTGGCGCTCGCGGGACTCGCACTGGCGGGGGCGCTGGCCATCGCCGGCCCGCTGATCCGGATCGTGCTGGGCCTGCTCGCCGCGGTGCTGGGCGGATGCCTCGTGCTCGCCGCGTCGCTCTCGTCCGCCGCTCCGGTGGCATCGGTCTCCGGAGCCGTCGCGGAGGCGACGGGTGTGGCCGGTGCCGAGTCGACCGCCGGACTCATCGCATCGGTCACCGCCACCGCCTGGCCGGTGGTCGCGATCGTGGGCGGCGTGCTCGTCGTGCTCGCCGGAGTGCTCGTCGTCGCCACCGGTCGCGCCTGGCCCACGTCGCGCCGGTACGGCGGCGGCGCGCGGCTGGCCGCCGACGGGACCGCGACGGTCGCGACCTCCGATCGAGCCGTCGACGACTGGGACGGGCTCAGCCGCGGCGACGACCCGACCGAGGACACCGATCCCGAGCCCGGAGCGGAGACGCGCGACACCGACGCGGACGACGCGACCGACCCCTCCGAACCCACCCGCTAG
- a CDS encoding DUF6704 family protein, translating to MSTEHADPGHGHSPAAWTAVVIMLVAIAVGTVAFFLDVPWLVWASAGLLVIGIIVGWALARAGYGVDGAKTAPKVH from the coding sequence ATGAGCACTGAGCACGCCGACCCCGGCCACGGACACTCGCCCGCGGCGTGGACCGCGGTGGTGATCATGCTCGTGGCCATCGCCGTCGGCACGGTGGCGTTCTTCCTCGACGTGCCGTGGCTCGTGTGGGCTTCGGCCGGGCTGCTCGTGATCGGCATCATCGTCGGCTGGGCCCTCGCCCGCGCCGGCTACGGTGTCGACGGTGCGAAGACCGCGCCCAAGGTGCACTGA
- the trpC gene encoding indole-3-glycerol phosphate synthase TrpC: MLSELTANAVADAETRRADRPLAEVEAAALARPAAIDALAVLAPAERVKVIAEIKRSSPSRGALASIDDAAALARTYEIGGASAISVLTEGRKFGGSLADLESVRAAVSLPVLRKDFIATPYQVFEARAAGADLVLLIVAALDDATLGELHGLITQLGMTPLVETHSADELERAAQLGARLIGVNARDLTTFELDRDLFGRLADRFPEGAIRVAESAVLSAADVAHYRAAGADAVLVGEALVTGDPIANLSAFLAV, translated from the coding sequence GTGCTCTCCGAGCTGACGGCGAACGCGGTCGCCGACGCTGAGACGCGTCGCGCCGATCGTCCCCTCGCCGAGGTCGAGGCCGCGGCGCTCGCGCGCCCGGCCGCCATCGATGCGCTCGCGGTGCTGGCCCCGGCCGAGCGCGTCAAGGTCATCGCCGAGATCAAGCGTTCGAGCCCGTCGCGCGGCGCGCTCGCCAGCATCGACGACGCGGCGGCGCTCGCGCGCACGTACGAGATCGGCGGCGCCAGCGCGATCAGCGTGCTGACCGAGGGCCGCAAGTTCGGCGGGTCGCTCGCCGACCTCGAGTCCGTGCGCGCCGCGGTGTCGCTGCCCGTGCTCCGCAAGGACTTCATCGCGACGCCGTACCAGGTCTTCGAGGCGCGCGCTGCGGGCGCCGACCTCGTGCTCCTGATCGTCGCCGCGCTCGACGACGCGACGCTGGGCGAGCTGCACGGGCTCATCACCCAGCTCGGCATGACGCCGCTGGTCGAGACCCACTCCGCCGACGAGCTCGAGCGCGCCGCGCAGCTCGGCGCACGGCTCATCGGCGTGAACGCTCGCGACCTCACCACCTTCGAGCTCGACCGCGACCTCTTCGGCCGCCTCGCCGACCGCTTCCCCGAGGGAGCGATCCGCGTGGCCGAGTCGGCCGTGCTGTCGGCCGCCGACGTCGCGCACTACCGCGCGGCCGGCGCCGACGCCGTGCTCGTCGGCGAGGCCCTCGTCACGGGCGATCCCATCGCGAACCTCTCAGCATTCCTGGCGGTATGA
- the trpB gene encoding tryptophan synthase subunit beta: MALRAQTGPYFGEFGGRFVPESLIAALDELSEAYTLAKLDPEFERELDELGRTYTGRPSIITEVPRFAEHAGGARVILKREDLNHTGSHKINNVLGQALLTRRIGKRRVIAETGAGQHGVATATAAALFGLECTIYMGEVDTERQALNVARMRLLGAEVIAVKTGSRTLKDAINDAMRDWVTNVETTNYIFGTVAGPHPFPEMVRDFQKVIGEEAREQVLELTGQLPTAVAACVGGGSNAIGIFHAFLDDADVALYGFEAGGEGVDTPRHAATISKGRPGVLHGARSYLLQDQDGQTIESHSISAGLDYPGVGPEHSWLAALGRAQYRAVTDDAAMQALRLLTRTEGIIPAIESAHALAGALELGHELGRDAVILVNLSGRGDKDMNTAAKYFGLYDGADA; this comes from the coding sequence ATGGCGCTTCGAGCCCAGACCGGTCCGTACTTCGGCGAGTTCGGCGGGCGGTTCGTCCCCGAATCCCTGATCGCCGCGCTCGACGAGCTCTCCGAGGCGTACACGCTCGCCAAGCTCGACCCCGAGTTCGAGCGCGAGCTCGACGAGCTCGGCCGCACCTACACCGGCCGGCCGTCGATCATCACCGAGGTGCCGCGCTTCGCCGAGCACGCGGGGGGCGCTCGCGTCATCCTGAAGCGCGAAGACCTGAACCACACCGGTTCGCACAAGATCAACAACGTGCTCGGCCAGGCGCTCCTCACCCGTCGCATCGGCAAGCGCCGCGTCATCGCCGAGACCGGCGCCGGACAGCACGGCGTGGCGACCGCCACGGCCGCCGCGCTGTTCGGGCTCGAGTGCACCATCTACATGGGGGAGGTCGACACCGAGCGCCAGGCGCTCAACGTCGCGCGCATGCGGCTCCTCGGCGCCGAGGTGATCGCCGTCAAGACCGGTTCGCGCACGCTCAAGGACGCCATCAACGACGCGATGCGCGACTGGGTGACCAATGTCGAGACCACGAACTACATCTTCGGCACCGTGGCCGGGCCGCACCCGTTCCCCGAGATGGTCCGCGACTTCCAGAAGGTCATCGGCGAGGAGGCGCGCGAGCAGGTCCTCGAGCTGACCGGGCAGCTGCCGACCGCGGTCGCGGCCTGCGTCGGCGGCGGATCGAACGCGATCGGCATCTTCCATGCCTTCCTCGACGACGCGGATGTCGCGCTGTACGGTTTCGAGGCGGGTGGCGAGGGGGTCGACACGCCCCGCCACGCCGCCACGATCTCCAAGGGCCGACCCGGCGTCCTGCACGGCGCGCGCAGCTACCTCCTCCAGGACCAGGACGGCCAGACCATCGAGTCGCACTCGATTTCGGCCGGACTCGACTACCCGGGCGTCGGCCCCGAGCACTCGTGGCTCGCCGCGCTCGGCCGAGCGCAGTACCGCGCCGTCACCGACGACGCCGCCATGCAGGCGCTGCGCCTGCTCACGCGCACCGAGGGCATCATCCCCGCGATCGAGTCCGCGCACGCACTGGCCGGCGCGCTCGAACTCGGCCATGAGCTCGGTCGCGACGCGGTCATCCTGGTGAACCTCTCCGGACGCGGCGACAAGGACATGAACACCGCGGCGAAGTACTTCGGGCTGTACGACGGAGCCGACGCATGA
- the trpA gene encoding tryptophan synthase subunit alpha, with the protein MSGVGPVIRRRNDEAAGALIGYLPVGFPTLDDSVEAAIALVENGVDVLELGLPYSDPVMDGTVIQAATQQALANGFRLAHGFEAVRRITERVEAPVLIMTYWNPVVQYGVDRFADDLAAAGGAGLITPDLIPDEAADWIAASERTGLDRVFLAAPTSTDARLRQAVDSSRGFVYAVSTMGITGARTDVDQAARGLVARLREAGSTASCVGLGISTATQVAEVLEYAEGAIVGSALVKALAEGGVDAAGALAAELARGTARK; encoded by the coding sequence ATGAGCGGCGTGGGTCCCGTCATCCGGCGCCGCAACGACGAGGCGGCCGGTGCCCTGATCGGCTACCTGCCCGTGGGCTTCCCGACGCTCGACGACAGCGTCGAGGCCGCGATCGCGCTCGTCGAGAACGGTGTCGACGTGCTCGAGCTCGGGCTGCCCTACTCCGACCCCGTCATGGACGGCACCGTGATCCAGGCGGCCACGCAGCAGGCGCTCGCCAACGGCTTCCGTCTCGCGCACGGCTTCGAAGCCGTGCGCCGGATCACCGAGCGCGTCGAGGCGCCGGTCCTGATCATGACCTACTGGAACCCCGTGGTGCAGTACGGGGTCGATCGGTTCGCCGACGACCTCGCGGCGGCCGGGGGAGCGGGCCTGATCACGCCCGACCTCATCCCCGACGAGGCAGCCGACTGGATCGCGGCATCCGAGCGCACCGGTCTCGACCGCGTCTTCCTCGCGGCGCCCACGTCGACCGACGCACGCCTGCGCCAGGCCGTCGACTCGAGTCGTGGGTTCGTCTACGCCGTCTCGACGATGGGCATCACCGGCGCGCGCACCGACGTCGACCAGGCAGCGCGCGGCCTCGTGGCGCGGCTGCGGGAGGCGGGCTCCACCGCGAGCTGCGTCGGGCTCGGCATCTCCACGGCGACGCAGGTCGCCGAGGTGCTCGAGTACGCCGAGGGCGCGATCGTCGGGTCGGCCCTCGTGAAGGCGCTCGCCGAGGGCGGCGTCGATGCCGCCGGCGCGCTCGCGGCCGAGCTCGCGCGCGGCACCGCCCGCAAGTGA
- the lgt gene encoding prolipoprotein diacylglyceryl transferase — MIAPISIPSPDEAWRTLEIPVPWGTLNIQMYALCILAGIIVATIWTSRRLTKRGAEPGIVLDVVLWAVPLGIIGARIYHVLTHPDDYFAGQELWRVFAIWEGGNAIYGSLIGGAVGVIIACRLTGLRFWSFADALAPGLLLAQAIGRLGNWFNHELFGWPTDLPWGLEIESTNPAFPAGLEDGTLFHPTFLYEIIWNIVGIVVLLGLERFFRLRWGMMFGAYLIWYGTGRAVFETIRVDPSEMFLGIRSNVWASFLAILIGIVIILVQRRRHPGIEPSVYRPGREWKPADAEVDSDDSTESDSDSLDDGVEGENEPGEPAATSSSRSASA, encoded by the coding sequence GTGATCGCACCGATCAGCATCCCGAGCCCCGACGAGGCGTGGCGCACGCTCGAGATCCCCGTCCCGTGGGGCACGCTGAACATCCAGATGTACGCCCTGTGCATCCTCGCGGGCATCATCGTCGCCACGATCTGGACTTCGCGCCGGCTCACGAAGCGCGGCGCCGAGCCGGGCATCGTGCTCGACGTCGTGCTCTGGGCCGTGCCCCTCGGCATCATCGGTGCGCGCATCTACCACGTGCTCACGCACCCCGACGACTACTTCGCCGGCCAGGAGCTCTGGCGGGTGTTCGCGATCTGGGAGGGCGGGAACGCCATCTACGGCTCGCTCATCGGCGGCGCCGTCGGCGTGATCATCGCCTGCCGCCTCACCGGCCTGCGCTTCTGGTCGTTCGCCGATGCACTCGCTCCCGGCCTCCTGCTCGCGCAGGCGATCGGCCGCCTCGGCAACTGGTTCAACCACGAGCTGTTCGGCTGGCCCACCGACCTGCCCTGGGGGCTCGAGATCGAGTCGACCAACCCGGCCTTCCCGGCCGGCCTCGAGGACGGAACGCTGTTCCATCCCACGTTCCTCTACGAGATCATCTGGAACATCGTCGGCATCGTCGTGCTGCTCGGTCTCGAGCGGTTCTTCCGACTGCGCTGGGGCATGATGTTCGGTGCCTACCTGATCTGGTACGGCACGGGGCGGGCCGTGTTCGAGACGATCCGCGTCGATCCGAGCGAGATGTTCCTCGGCATCCGGTCGAACGTGTGGGCGTCCTTCCTCGCGATCCTCATCGGCATCGTCATCATCCTCGTGCAGCGCCGCCGTCACCCCGGCATCGAGCCGAGCGTGTACCGCCCCGGCCGTGAATGGAAGCCCGCCGATGCTGAGGTAGACTCGGACGACTCCACCGAGTCCGACTCAGACTCTCTCGACGATGGCGTCGAGGGTGAGAACGAACCCGGCGAGCCGGCTGCCACAAGCTCGAGCCGCTCGGCCTCCGCGTAA
- the gltB gene encoding glutamate synthase large subunit, whose translation MYDPAAEKDACGLAMVATLRGSAGHDIITAALDALRNLEHRGAVGSDAGTGDGAGIITQVPDAFLREVAGFPLPPAGSYAVGNAFLPVDPTSRSAIKQRLQRIAASEGLEVLGWREVPVRPEELGTLARAAMPVVQQLYVRSSASTSEGEHLAGIALDRLTFRLRKRAERELELYFASLSSRTLVYKGMVTTLQLEPFYPDLSDERFASRLALVHSRYSTNTFPSWPLAQPFRMIAHNGEINTIQGNRNWMRARQSQLESELLGDLAPLMPIVTPGASDSASFDEVVELLTLAGRSLPHAVMMMVPEAWEKQTEIDPERRAFYEYHSMLMEPWDGPAAIVFTDGTLVGATLDRNGLRPGRYVVTDDGLVVLASEIGVLDLPQRRIVRKGRLQPGRMFLVDTDAGRLIEDDEIKSDLAASAPWGEWLDEGRIHLADLPEREHIVHPPASVNRRQRTFGYTEEEVKILLAPMAANGQEPIGAMGSDTPIAVLSERPRLLFDYFTQQFAQVTNPPLDSIREQVVTSLSTSLGPERNLLSAGAEHARQVSLDFPVIDNDQLAKIVHMTAPSGARASRTLRGLYRVDEGPDGLRARLAELCREVDEAIDEGASFIVLSDRDSTKDLAPIPSLLMLSAVHHHLIRSETRMKAGLVVEAGDVREVHHVALLVGFGASAVNPYLAMETCEDLVRSGVLANVTPEQAVRNVITALGKGVLKIMSKMGISTISSYAGAQAFEAVGLAQEFIDEFFTGTTSKLGGVGIEVIASENLARHAVAYPADAAVRAHERLQTGGEYQWRRDGSPHLFNPETVFRLQHSTRNRRYDVFREYTGMVDSQAEQLMTLRGMFALRTGVRPAVPIDEVEPVESIVKRFSTGAMSYGSISKEAHETLAIAMNRLGAKSNTGEGGEDLDRLLDSERRSAIKQVASGRFGVTSMYLTHADDIQIKLAQGAKPGEGGQLPPTKVYPWVARTRHATAGVGLISPPPHHDIYSIEDLKQLIFDLKRANPQARIHVKLVSQSGIGAVAAGTAKALADVILVSGHDGGTGASPLNSLKHAGTPWELGLAETQQTLMLNGMRDRVVVQVDGQLKTGRDVVIGALLGAEEFGFATAPLIVEGCVMMRVCHLDTCPVGVATQNPELRKRFTGKPEFVVNFFEFIAQEVREYLAALGYRSIDEIIGRRELLDVDRAVAHWKASGLDLTPVLVGPDFSESDPRRNGRAQDHELDEHFDNELIRRSQLVLEQGGRIEISLPIRNTERAVGTMLGHEVTVRHGAQGLPTASIDVTLTGSAGQSLGAFLPSGITLRLEGDSNDYVGKGLSGGQIIVRPSREAGFVAERNVIAGNVIGYGATQGSMFIRGIVGERFLVRNSGATAVVEGVGDHALEYMTGGLALILGATGRNLGAGMSGGTAYVLDLAESLVNREALSSGELELHALGSADHEIVRDLLEQHLEHTDSAVAAALLADGDAAFDRFTKVLPRDYAAVLRTRQTAVDEGLDPDGDVVWTRILEVTGG comes from the coding sequence ATGTACGACCCTGCCGCAGAGAAGGATGCCTGCGGGCTCGCGATGGTCGCGACCCTGCGGGGCAGCGCCGGGCATGACATCATCACCGCCGCGCTCGACGCGCTGCGCAACCTCGAGCACCGCGGCGCGGTCGGCTCCGACGCCGGCACCGGCGACGGCGCGGGCATCATCACGCAGGTTCCCGACGCGTTCCTGCGCGAGGTGGCGGGCTTCCCGCTGCCGCCGGCCGGCAGCTACGCCGTGGGCAACGCGTTCCTCCCGGTCGACCCGACGTCGCGCAGCGCCATCAAGCAGCGGCTTCAGCGCATCGCCGCGTCCGAGGGGCTCGAGGTGCTCGGCTGGCGCGAGGTCCCCGTGCGACCCGAGGAGCTCGGCACTCTCGCACGAGCCGCAATGCCCGTGGTCCAGCAGCTCTACGTTCGCAGCTCCGCGAGCACGTCCGAGGGCGAGCACCTCGCGGGCATCGCCCTCGACCGCCTCACGTTCCGCCTGCGCAAGCGCGCCGAGCGCGAGCTCGAGCTGTACTTCGCGTCGCTCTCGAGCCGCACGCTCGTCTACAAGGGCATGGTCACGACGCTCCAGCTCGAGCCGTTCTACCCCGACCTCTCCGACGAGCGGTTCGCCTCGCGCCTCGCGCTGGTGCACTCGCGCTACTCCACGAACACGTTCCCGTCGTGGCCGCTCGCACAGCCGTTCCGCATGATCGCGCACAACGGCGAGATCAACACGATCCAGGGCAACCGCAACTGGATGCGCGCACGCCAGTCGCAGCTCGAGTCCGAGCTGCTCGGCGACCTCGCGCCGCTCATGCCGATCGTGACCCCGGGTGCGAGCGACTCCGCCTCGTTCGACGAGGTCGTCGAGCTGCTCACGCTCGCCGGCCGCAGCCTGCCCCACGCCGTCATGATGATGGTCCCCGAGGCGTGGGAGAAGCAGACCGAGATCGACCCCGAGCGTCGCGCGTTCTACGAGTACCACTCGATGCTCATGGAGCCGTGGGACGGACCCGCGGCGATCGTCTTCACCGACGGCACCCTGGTGGGCGCGACGCTCGACCGCAACGGCCTCCGTCCGGGCCGGTACGTCGTCACCGATGACGGACTCGTCGTGCTCGCGAGCGAGATCGGCGTGCTCGACCTACCCCAGCGGCGGATCGTCCGCAAGGGCCGGCTCCAGCCGGGTCGGATGTTCCTCGTCGACACCGATGCGGGCCGCCTCATCGAGGACGACGAGATCAAGTCCGACCTGGCCGCATCAGCGCCCTGGGGCGAATGGCTCGACGAGGGGCGCATCCACCTCGCCGACCTGCCCGAGCGCGAGCACATCGTGCACCCGCCGGCCTCGGTCAACCGCCGCCAGCGTACCTTCGGCTACACCGAGGAGGAGGTGAAGATCCTGCTCGCTCCCATGGCCGCCAACGGCCAGGAGCCGATCGGCGCGATGGGATCCGACACTCCGATCGCGGTGCTGTCCGAGCGTCCTCGCCTCCTGTTCGACTACTTCACGCAGCAGTTCGCACAGGTGACGAACCCGCCGCTCGACTCGATCCGCGAGCAGGTCGTCACCTCCCTGTCGACCTCTCTGGGTCCCGAGCGCAACCTGCTCTCGGCCGGAGCCGAGCACGCCCGCCAGGTTTCGCTCGACTTCCCGGTGATCGACAACGACCAGCTCGCCAAGATCGTGCACATGACCGCGCCGTCCGGTGCACGGGCGAGCCGCACGCTTCGCGGCCTGTACCGCGTCGACGAGGGGCCCGACGGCCTGCGTGCGCGCCTCGCCGAGCTCTGCCGCGAGGTCGACGAGGCGATCGACGAGGGCGCCTCGTTCATCGTGCTCAGCGACCGCGACTCCACGAAGGACCTCGCGCCGATCCCGTCGCTGCTCATGCTCTCCGCGGTGCACCACCACCTCATCCGCTCCGAGACGCGCATGAAGGCCGGCCTCGTGGTCGAGGCCGGCGACGTCCGCGAGGTGCACCACGTCGCGCTGCTCGTGGGCTTCGGCGCGTCCGCGGTGAACCCGTACCTCGCGATGGAGACGTGCGAGGACCTCGTGCGCTCCGGCGTGCTCGCGAACGTCACGCCCGAGCAGGCGGTGCGCAACGTCATCACCGCGCTCGGCAAGGGCGTGCTGAAGATCATGTCGAAGATGGGGATCTCGACGATCTCGTCGTACGCCGGCGCCCAGGCCTTCGAGGCCGTCGGCCTCGCGCAGGAGTTCATCGACGAGTTCTTCACGGGCACCACCTCCAAGCTCGGGGGAGTCGGCATCGAGGTGATCGCGTCCGAGAACCTCGCCCGCCACGCCGTGGCCTACCCGGCGGATGCCGCGGTGCGGGCGCACGAGCGCCTGCAGACCGGCGGCGAGTACCAGTGGCGCCGTGACGGCTCGCCGCACCTCTTCAACCCCGAGACGGTGTTCCGCCTGCAGCACTCGACCCGCAATCGCCGGTACGACGTCTTCCGCGAGTACACCGGCATGGTCGATTCGCAGGCCGAGCAGCTCATGACGCTCCGCGGCATGTTCGCGCTGCGCACGGGCGTTCGGCCGGCCGTGCCGATCGACGAGGTCGAGCCGGTCGAGTCGATCGTGAAGCGCTTCTCGACCGGTGCGATGAGCTACGGCTCGATCTCGAAGGAGGCGCACGAGACGCTCGCGATCGCCATGAACCGGCTCGGCGCGAAGTCGAACACCGGCGAGGGCGGTGAGGACCTCGATCGGCTGCTCGATTCTGAGCGTCGCAGCGCGATCAAGCAGGTCGCGTCCGGCCGCTTCGGCGTCACGAGCATGTACCTCACGCACGCCGACGACATCCAGATCAAGCTCGCCCAGGGCGCGAAGCCCGGCGAGGGCGGGCAGCTGCCGCCCACGAAGGTGTACCCGTGGGTCGCCCGCACGCGTCACGCGACCGCCGGCGTCGGGCTGATCTCGCCGCCGCCGCACCACGACATCTACTCCATCGAAGACCTCAAGCAACTCATCTTCGACCTCAAGCGCGCCAACCCGCAGGCACGGATCCACGTGAAGCTCGTGAGCCAGTCGGGCATCGGCGCGGTCGCCGCGGGCACGGCCAAGGCCCTGGCCGACGTCATCCTCGTGTCGGGGCACGATGGCGGCACCGGTGCGAGCCCGTTGAACTCGCTGAAGCACGCCGGCACCCCGTGGGAGCTCGGCCTCGCCGAGACGCAGCAGACGCTCATGCTGAACGGCATGCGCGATCGCGTGGTCGTGCAGGTCGACGGCCAGCTGAAGACGGGCCGCGACGTCGTGATCGGCGCGCTGCTCGGCGCCGAGGAGTTCGGCTTCGCGACCGCCCCGCTCATCGTCGAGGGCTGCGTCATGATGCGCGTGTGCCACCTCGACACCTGCCCCGTCGGCGTCGCCACGCAGAACCCCGAACTGCGCAAGCGCTTCACGGGCAAGCCCGAGTTCGTCGTGAACTTCTTCGAGTTCATCGCCCAGGAGGTCCGCGAGTACCTCGCCGCGCTGGGGTACCGCTCGATCGACGAGATCATCGGCCGCCGCGAGCTGCTCGACGTCGACCGCGCGGTGGCGCACTGGAAGGCGTCGGGCCTCGACCTCACGCCGGTGCTCGTCGGCCCCGACTTCTCGGAGTCCGACCCGCGTCGCAACGGCCGAGCGCAGGACCACGAGCTCGACGAGCACTTCGACAACGAACTCATCCGCCGCAGCCAGCTCGTGCTCGAGCAGGGCGGCCGCATCGAGATCTCGCTGCCGATCCGGAACACCGAGCGCGCAGTCGGCACGATGCTGGGCCACGAAGTCACGGTGCGGCACGGCGCACAGGGCCTGCCCACCGCGTCGATCGACGTCACGCTGACCGGCTCGGCGGGGCAGTCGCTCGGCGCGTTCCTGCCGAGCGGCATCACGCTTCGGCTCGAGGGCGACTCGAACGACTACGTCGGCAAGGGCCTCTCGGGCGGGCAGATCATCGTCCGCCCGTCGCGCGAGGCCGGCTTCGTCGCCGAGCGCAACGTTATCGCCGGCAACGTCATCGGCTACGGCGCGACGCAGGGCAGCATGTTCATCCGCGGCATCGTGGGCGAGCGCTTCCTGGTCCGCAACTCGGGTGCGACCGCGGTCGTCGAGGGCGTGGGCGACCACGCGCTCGAGTACATGACCGGAGGGCTCGCGCTGATCCTCGGCGCGACGGGACGCAACCTCGGCGCGGGCATGTCGGGCGGCACCGCCTACGTGCTCGACCTGGCCGAGTCGCTGGTCAACCGCGAGGCCCTTTCGAGCGGCGAACTCGAGCTGCACGCGCTCGGCAGCGCCGACCACGAGATCGTGCGCGACCTGCTCGAGCAGCATCTCGAGCACACCGATTCCGCGGTCGCCGCGGCACTCCTCGCCGACGGGGACGCCGCGTTCGACCGATTCACGAAGGTGCTGCCGCGCGACTACGCGGCGGTGCTCCGAACCCGTCAGACGGCGGTCGACGAGGGGCTGGACCCCGACGGCGACGTGGTCTGGACTCGGATCTTGGAGGTGACGGGTGGCTGA